From Pieris rapae chromosome 15, ilPieRapa1.1, whole genome shotgun sequence:
CAagtctatattatttaaaaaaaacatgccgTTATAAAACTTGAGTATTCATTTGAAACAGTATAATCATCATATTATGCTGTacctaaaaattgtattagagcacgtaattaataaaataaaaattgctatTTTGAAGACGTTCGAATCcggtaaaatttatgtaattctCAGCTGTCTAATAAACTAATCAAAAATGCGTTTAATTCACGTTTAAAAATACAGGACGAATTTCTTACACGTAACAGTTTGAACCAATagggaaaaaattaaacaaacctTGCAAAACTTAATGCAATTAACGATATCCGGTTTTTGCTGACATTAAAAACGGGTCGTTACTTAAATGTGATTAGAACAACAAACTATTTTGTTACGTAATAGCAATTGTGtggtaaaaaatgaaaaatgaacaataaaatttcgCTCAAAATAGCAAAGGATAAAGAAGTTTGAAATCTTGAGAtgtcttttttttcttaatgatGTCACAAATAGAGTGAGCAATCCGTCATCTATATgctatatattaatcattaaagGCAAATCCTTGCGCAAAGAAAAGGGACcgccttttttttatatataaggggGGGCGCTGGACTGTAGGTTGCCTATAAAAGCTAACTATCGCAACaatttctttaagttttctCCATTCTTAATAAGGAATCtgaatgtttaattatgtGTAACATGTAATGTTTGTTGTCTATAACAACGAATAGTTAGTATCttcataatttgttaataaacgGACTGTGGACCATCAAGTGAAATTCCCAGTTCGTAATTTAAGctacaaattgtaaaaaacaCAGATTAATAAACTATGACCAGTGCTTGCTTGAAAACCTGACATCAAAATATCACATAATATAACTTACAAGCTAAGAAAATTGAGGTCACGTATGGCCATAAATCTTACCGTACCTAgtggtaatatatttttgcgaAATAACACTCAATTTAACTGAACACAACACAATTTGAACACAAATCGCGGTTTCACGTCCACAATATTTTGACAGCTTACAGATGTCAAATGTTCCCGCCagagttttctttttaaattcgaATGACACCTCTATGGTCACAAGCGGCGCGCCAAACGTCGCGATTCAAACTAAGCTTGACCACTTTCCAATTTAAGGTGCGGCGTTCATTGGGTGATTAAACAATGAGAGAAATGTCGGTAACTGTTCTCTaagagaaatttatttaacttagtttatatcatattgtttatatattttcttaatttgagGTGGTGTTTCTGTTTACTATTGAGAAAGTAGTTATAGGCTTTGAAGCTGATTAAAAATTACCTATAATATACCACTTAGTTAATAAgcaaactaatttatatatgagaCACTAACATATATTTCGATTTATTAACTatcacaattaattataaaatataattaatagcaTCATTTGTATTGCATGaatttacgtaaaatataatattgcagGTGCTAAATGGAATTCACCCGAATTGAATAAAACGAAACCCTGTCATCACTAAAACATTACATTCCTACGCGGTTGTACTTTCGCCGAATTAGTTgacaaaatttacatacattaaaacatCAACGTCAGTCTTGctctcaaaaaataaaatcgtctGAAGATGATGATAGCCTCCGAGagttttaaatacacaaatactATATCCCGATCAATAAAACGGATTGTTCATTAAATTGATATCCACAGACAATGgaatattgatttaatgtCGGCTAAGCTTTATTTAACGTATTAATTGAGAAAGCGTGTCAGTATTTAAGTGTATAGAAATAAGAATCATAATAgctcattgtttttatttgccGAGTAACAGTTTAATACAACAATATGGATActcagttatttaaataacgtcgcattttttttcaatattggctgattctaataaataagttatttatatcttcACACCTTTTTCTCGTAAGGGTAGGCAGAGACTATCGATCTCCACCAATCGCTTCTCATTAATCTGTTCTACATAACAAGACCATCTAAACATTCCGTTCCCTACCCTTGTGTCATTACGTCCTATTTTAACCCTGCTCATGTATCTTACCGATACTCTAATTATTCCAATAATTATCTCATTGAATGAGAAAAACCAGATTTCCATATCCTTGATGTCACAATCTGGAAGTTATCTGTATCTCAATAAATTCGGAATCAGTATTGAAGTCACAGGTTAAAcagatattatgattttttaaagtttgcaataataagggtctgtttcacaatatatggataaagtaccaaatagctatgcaataccgtttattatatattttttttatattataattattcggaagataaaatttcgcgtttcatgacgaatagcgctatctgacagtcgtgaaatgcAATAATGgagtttatcctaccaataaatagcttatttggaacttatctggaattgtgaaacagaccgaGATTTAAAATTTCCAGCGGAATATCACAAATACTAAGATAGCGGCGATCGATGGCGTTaggcaaaattttaattagcctaatttaaataaaaaataatgatcttCCAACTACACGattgcaaatataatattcacgGTTATATCCGTTTAACAGtgagttattatatattaggtaaaaatatctacaaatTTTGAAGAGGTCACAACGCCAATTGATGTTGTTTACTATTGGGTATATAAAAagctctttttaaataataaatatattgtataaaaaatcacacatcatttttacatttatgcCGTTTCAAATCACTAACTTCCGTGAAATTACTATTACATACATCACAATACTTAGAACTATGTACCCGCAAGTGTATTTTTAACTTCCCATTTGCGAATTCATTCAAATACTTTTCGTCGTGTACCCTCATATGTTTCGATAAATTACCAATTTGCTTATTGCATACTTTACATGTATAGGGTTTAACACCTGTATGTACACGCATATGGCGTTTTAATTGTCCCGTTTCTCTAAAGGATCGCTTACAAACATCACAATCGAACGGCTTGTCCCCAGTATGAATGCGCATATGAATTTTCAAATACCCATTATCTGAAAaggattttttacatattttacaacTGAAAGGCCGCTCACCCGTGTGCGTCCTCTCGTGGAGTTTAAAACTGGCCATTTGCGCGAACTGCCTATCGCAGAATGTGCATAAATATGGTTTAAAACCTGTGTGTACCCTCATATGGACTTTCAAAGTCGTATACGCcctaaagtttttattacaaacgtCACACTTATAGGGTTTCTCGCCTGTGTGCTGCCGTTGGTGTATTAACAAATAGCTTTTGCTTGAAAATTTCTTGTTGCAAGATGTGCATGTGTGCGGTTTTATGCCTGTGTGTATAATGTGTATATGGCGCTTTAGATGTGTGCGTTGCGGGAATCGGCGCCCGCATATATCACACACGTAGGGACGCTCACctgaaaaaatacaagaaatattgtattcaaagaattttatatcttttttagtTTCACAAAATACACGGGTCAACATgaaatttgactttgattgCAAAGCATTAAATTTCGGTAGTTTAGGTCGTAATAAGacggaaaaaaaatatggcatcggattttaatttttgattgaaaataaaactattgtaataaaaatgtttattatttttattaagttttactatCAAATTAGATTACAGAAAATACAGTGTAAACGTTAATACCCCACTCTCACCGCGCggtctttttaaaaattataaaatcaattaaaatttatgaaaaaattgaaaaatgagtattattattatcactatCGCAAAAGCAAACTTTATAccgaaaaaaggtattttcttTTCGTTTTTGTGCATAACTAACtggaaaataatagtaaaaacttTAAGACAAAGAACgaaaatttttttgtagagTCGTGTTATTAAaccaacttaaaaaaaattaaaatgaaaaaaccATTTTAACGAatgacatattatatagatgtGAAATCTTCGGTAATCTTATAGTAAAACTACACTAATCAAGCAAGCCACTTACCAGTATGCGTCAAAATGTGCGATTTCAAAGTCTGATTATGTCCAAAGCATTTGTGACAAATATcacatttgtatttcttttccCTCGTATGCACTTTTAAATGTTCTTTAAGACCTTTTTTCTTAGAAAACTCCTTCTCAcaaaaatcacatttaaaCTTGACTAGATGTATTGAAAAGTGTTTTTTCAATAACCGTGGATCATCAAAATTACTTTCGCATAAATTACACGCATATCCATTATCTTCGTGATTCTCACTTATATGTGTTATTAgatctttatttttcttaaatatcgCATTGCATATAAGACATGGGTAGGTTTTCTCGAATTTGTGCGTTTGTATGTGCATTTCCAGCGAACCGTGGTATGTGAATTTCTTTTGACATACTTCGCAGGTGTATTTCTTACATTTTTGTTCCAAAGGTTTGAtgtctgtaataaaataaataatgtcgGAATACGTTTCTGGAATTAAATAATGACCTCTGTAAATATATACTGGATGCCAATTGCCATGTTATATGTTaacagaagataaaccacttcATATGgacattgtataaatttttacaacaaactcgaCAACGCGAAATTAGATTatccataaataaattaaaagttctcGTTAAccgtaaataaatcaataaagtttCTGGACAGAAACCGATGGAAGCAAATAGTGCACTCTAGATGCTTTGTTGCAGCCCACAAcactcagacatgagctgccgattaaagagagaatcaataaagcttttaataaatttgacaattatttaaatgattttcagTTTGATTCTTtccagtttaaatatttatggtttttgaatatttatcttttttgttgAGTTTCATAACTGtttcctatatgaataaagttattttcagTTTGAGCTTAAAAACTGAAACAGTTTGAGCTGAAATTAACTTTATCTTTAACATTAACTTACCACCATCCATCAATGGAGGTGTTACCCAGTCAGCATCAGGTTTAGAATCTTGACTCTGTAAGGTAGCCAATGGCTGGTCATCTACATCTGAGAAAATGTCCTCTAGTAGTAATTTTTCATCTAAAATGATAACATCAATATCATTAACTAGTCAACAAATTATTCTAATCTAACCAGATTGGAATGAAATAAATGGAAACATTAAGGGATACGTAtagaatataaacatattatttacaaacctGTCTCTTCTTTATGCTCTGTAGTTACTATGTCGAAAGGTTCTTCTTTAGTTTCTGAAAAATAACGTCAGACATTATTTTCCTAAGCCAAAACTTTGTCAAATTACAAAGATTTGTATAGTTTTTAGCATTAATAcacaaagtatttatttatccgtacaaatataagttaataaatatctatatataaaggtTGTGAGATCAAAACAATGCTGtctttacctttaatgtaataatcaTTGTAATACTGTAAAAATTGATCTTCAcatgttattatttgtaatctaAACAGCTCAGCATCTCGCAGTTTCGGTATACATATATCACAAATACTGTAGAAGGACTTTAAAGTGTCTGCAACTTGACAtaactgaaaatttaaaataccaaattaggtcaaatattaattacgttttaagcataaaattaaaataaataatttcaaaatatggtCTCTGAATGCCTTACATAGTTTGTAgaagtaaaaaaatgaatttacagAATCATATCATTACTTTTTCATTGttgcaaaatatgtaattacgtTTACTGCATTGTAATTGAGGAAACGgattagtattaatttatattacatgtaCCGTGatattaaacgtattttgCAACTTATCGGAATAAGTTTCTCCTTTTTCATCATATAAGCACAACTCCTTAAGATTTTCAAATGTGCCATGAGCGTGACAACAGCGGCATATACCACTGATATTCCATGTTTCAGACATTATGAAAAGACTGATATAACAAAgctagaaaaataaataaaaacagtaagtctgtaaaatcttaaaatgtaaatgtaaacaataaatttctcTATATAATAAGACTGATTCTCATTATCTGCAGAATACTAGTCAATTttcaaaactataaaaatttgaaCATCAACGCTCAATtgacatttacatttatttgactGATTCAGTTTTGCCTTTTTAGTTGATAGTTCGTAGTAAGTAGTTGTCAAATTGTTATAATGGCTATCGTTTCAGCGCGCGTTCTCAATAATCGATCGCAAactattttctatttcatgaagaaataaaaatgactgaAGTTATTGAAAGTGTGTTAACTGGGAAATTAAACTGTGATCTATTAATTCAGTGGTTGAACAACGAGTCCATAGAGGTCTAACCTAATTTTTTTCCGTATTTGGCTtgtgtttacaatttttttcaacaaGTTTTTGTATTTCAGGGTGCGCCGGACGACTGTATACTATTTTGTTGTAATAGAAACGAATTTGTTGCATATTTTCTATCGTTTTTAAGGAATCAGACAGATGGGTAAGTCATAAAGATATAAGTTCTTCCTACTTTAAGTTTCCCTGATGACAAATTCTCTAAAATACAACAAACATggtattgaaattttaaaaagaattggTCTTGAAATGTCCTAAATGTGTTTGATGTATCACTACTTATTAATGGTCTGAATAAATTAACCTGTCTTATATTGACAAAcagaataatagttttattgttttatctgccagtcatataaaacaaaaatatatatgcaattaacacttatttgaatttaagccTAAATGTCTCCATTTTTAGAATTCTTCAAGCAAACAAcagtatacaattattaaatcaaacacCAGAAAAACTAAGCAAGCGTAAACATCACCGATCAATCAGTGATCCTGGCAATGAAAATGAGAAAACTGAGAAAAGTGAAAGGAAAATACAGGAGTCTCCAAatagagaaagaaaaaaaactggGCGAAgggttaaaacaaaattatttagtgaGGACAAATCAAACCAGTCTATATCTTCAGATGAATCTAGATTGAGTGTGGGAATTGAAAGGTACATAAAATTGATTCAAACacactcaaaaatatctttattcgtaTATAAACATGTAAACTTATGattgtcaaaaaaaaacaaattaaattaattgtaaatttatattttgattgcaTCTTCATTgactacaaaattataatgatttgttTGAACAATGCAATAATTTCTTCCATCATCCATCTCAATAaataagagaaaataaatatatatatttttttaaatataaaattgatatgtattttttatagaataacaATAAGTACGCCAATGAAAAATGGAATGCAACCAGATTTTATAGCAAGTCCTGTGACTCCAACTTCAAAGAGCTTTAGTGAACGTTGTGATACACCACGAATGAGTAGACATTCTAGATCACAAGATAAAAGTATTAGTTTAGGTAagcagtttttaaataaaaactagtcAAGAAAGCCGTAATTTGTATAGAGCTgtcataaaacctttttatgaTCTAGCTAGGTAGATTGTTAAGCTTGGAATTATTTGTAtctagaaaattaaaagtgtGTTTAATTCTTCCAGGTGATTATTTAGTTACAGCCCAACCTAGAAGCGCCAAAAAGAAGCGAGCAAGCAAAAATGCATCAAACGAAGACTTGGAACCTAAAGTAGATCTAGATTTAAGTAATTCAGACATGTTTCCTGAGATAGGGGCTAGAAAAGCCAACTCCCTTCGATCAGAAAAACGTAGAATCAAACCTACAGTAATAGACAAAAGTGTgtctttaaatagttttactgATGCATTTCAACAACCATCTTTAGGGCTCGAAgaaaatattgcatttaaaCCGAAACCCCAATCAAAGGACACTTCGAAAAATTTTGACGCAGAAAGAAACATTCTACGACAGGAGAGGCATAAATTAATGGAGAAATTCAATATACTTAACACCAATGTGGCACCAAAGGTAACgccacaaataaaaattttacaaaaggaAGAGAAATCTCACAAATTTATAGACGCTGATATAAACAAAGTATGTTTTAGGGAGAAAATAGAGGATTTAGTTCAAATATATGACGTTTTATTGaagaataatttgattttaagtgtaaatactgagatatattacttaataactattttactATCGAAACAAGAGGAAGACGACTTTAGAAAGGTAGATACAAACATTCAGAATATACTTCGAACTATTCACAATAGTACTTGCTTTTCTGTTAAGTCTTTGTGGAATTTGCGATTCGTATTGGAAATTATTTTGGACAAAAACGCGCTAAAAACACTGGGAGAGAACAAGAAGATTAGGAGTTTTTTTCCAGATCTGGCGAAATTTTTACTTAACGCATATGGGTTGAAGCGCGAAATGGAATCTCAGAGGAAGACGATACTAGATAATAGAATATCAAATGGTATTGTGTGTTTCAATCTAGATACGGATAATGCAGATAATTTTCCGTCGCTATTGAGCTTTCAGAACTTTAAGAAGCAGAGGGATATGTTCTATGAGATTTTAAGGTGAGTTTTTATACCTTTGACcctgatttattataatacacaaTGCTCACCAATTAAGGCCATTTTagctttgaattaaataatttttactttcttaccaaaacaaaaatttccaAAGCATTAGTTATTGAttcttttattgaaatgtGCAAAAGCGATATtacctataaaattaaataaatgcatacaaTGCTTAATGCAACAACATAGTAATATGAATAGAGTTGGATAGCTCATAGCTTCGTAAtccaatatataatttgtttaaactgATATCATGAGAAATACACTACTAAAGCCTGCTTATTATATACGTCATCTAACTAAAGCTTCATGGTACCTAATTTGAAACGATAAAACAAACAccgtaaccatggtaacagaCGCggttgtttttattgtatcagatacattttatccgtatttatacatattatctgtattctatttttagtttacacgtatacgtatacgttttataatacgtataaacaaacgataaaataaaatgaacattCTTAGCCGAAACTTGATCTAGATAAAGGTGACTTAACTTTATAACAAAATCACATCTGTATTGTttactttgtaatttttattctagaTGGTACCAAGACACACAAAATAGTTCTAGATCAACTCTACGTGCGCGTATTAAGTCGTTATTATCGTGTGGGCCGAGTGCAGCGAATCACGCGCATTTAGCCAAACTATTCGTACATATGTTGGCTGATTGCTTACCACCCAATGAACAGGTAATAAACAAAGCAAGTACTGCTTTTCCggtattatcaaatatatcttCGAATAATCAAACTTCGAAGAGAATTTTGTTGAACGATGCCCTTCACAATCAcccttattttaatttaattttaaagcaaaaatttggccattaaaaagagtgattgatagttttttattagttcTTTAAATCAGCTTTAccttaatttgagaactggtagtgaatgtaaatttggatcttcctttaaatattgttaataagtttATGTAGTTAACATTATGAgtgaataaatttgtatttaatgtaataaaaactatacctTTCAACTCGTctcatctgtctcttttcatcacagtgtAATCACAATTTGTTAGAAAAAGACAAAGAAGCACTTTAGTCAAAAGAGTCCAATTAgactcatttgtttttatttgaataatttaatttagcctgtatataatatggtatattacttttaaacaaaaatacttttttaacgaattgaataataataaactattaaaacataatttaataatattattagaagaCAATACTATGGTATATTACTTCGTGAGATTTccacatattttcttttccagGAGTCAAAGTTAAGCAAGCTTCAACGTAGGCTGACTTGTCCAAATGCGCCCGAATCGCACAGACTACCACATTTTACCGAAAAAGAAATGTTCTATAAGTAAGTATTTTCCTGTATTAATgtcagattttattatattcttgtCTTACCTATAAACCGTTTTGTGAACGAGTAATTATTTTGAGTCGTCTAAATTAATCAACGACGTGCACCactactttgtggaaccagctgcccactgaagtatttccgaaccaattcgacagggtccttcaagaaaagagcgtactaatttttaaaaggccggcatcgcactcgcgagccctctggaattgagagtgtccatgtgcggcggtatcacttaacatcatataagcctcctgcccgtttgccccctgttctataaaaaaatatatctgaaaTACAGATGAGGATACTTTTCAGTGATgatgtttgaaaaatatagtGATACTTACGAATAAACTTAGTATT
This genomic window contains:
- the LOC111000464 gene encoding zinc finger protein OZF, which codes for MSETWNISGICRCCHAHGTFENLKELCLYDEKGETYSDKLQNTFNITLCQVADTLKSFYSICDICIPKLRDAELFRLQIITCEDQFLQYYNDYYIKETKEEPFDIVTTEHKEETDEKLLLEDIFSDVDDQPLATLQSQDSKPDADWVTPPLMDGDIKPLEQKCKKYTCEVCQKKFTYHGSLEMHIQTHKFEKTYPCLICNAIFKKNKDLITHISENHEDNGYACNLCESNFDDPRLLKKHFSIHLVKFKCDFCEKEFSKKKGLKEHLKVHTREKKYKCDICHKCFGHNQTLKSHILTHTGERPYVCDICGRRFPQRTHLKRHIHIIHTGIKPHTCTSCNKKFSSKSYLLIHQRQHTGEKPYKCDVCNKNFRAYTTLKVHMRVHTGFKPYLCTFCDRQFAQMASFKLHERTHTGERPFSCKICKKSFSDNGYLKIHMRIHTGDKPFDCDVCKRSFRETGQLKRHMRVHTGVKPYTCKVCNKQIGNLSKHMRVHDEKYLNEFANGKLKIHLRVHSSKYCDVCNSNFTEVSDLKRHKCKNDV